From a region of the Castanea sativa cultivar Marrone di Chiusa Pesio chromosome 10, ASM4071231v1 genome:
- the LOC142614072 gene encoding putative sarcosine oxidase, protein MAVSGEEFDVIVVGAGVMGSSTAYQVSKRGHKVLLLEQFDFLHQRGSSHGESRTIRATYPEEYYYPMVMESYKLWEEAESHIGYKVYFRAQQFDMGSSDDKCLREVIATCQKHSIPHEILDRQQVSDKFSGRFDIPDSWVGVCTSDGGVIKPTKAVSMFQTLAIQNGTVLRDYMEVEDIRKDGVKGGVWVYTSNGEKFWGKKCVVTVGAWTTKLVKTVSGIDLPIQPLETMVCYWRIKEGHEDKYAIGSDFPTFASYGEPYIYGTPSLEFPGLIKVAVHGGYPCDPDKRPWGPGMALGTLKQWVEERLSSLVDSGGPVATQLCMYSMTPDEDFVIDFLGGEFGKDVVVGGGFSGHGFKMSPVVGRILTDLVLTGEAKGIELKHFRIGRFEENPKGNFKEFLHHVM, encoded by the coding sequence ATGGCAGTTTCCGGCGAAGAATTCGATGTAATAGTGGTGGGAGCTGGCGTCATGGGCAGCTCCACCGCGTATCAAGTTTCGAAAAGAGGTCACAAAGTACTCCTCCTCGAGCAGTTCGATTTCTTACACCAGCGTGGCTCATCTCACGGCGAGTCTCGTACTATACGCGCAACTTACCCAGAGGAATACTACTATCCCATGGTGATGGAGTCCTACAAACTCTGGGAAGAAGCTGAGTCCCACATCGGCTACAAGGTTTACTTCAGGGCTCAACAATTCGACATGGGTTCGTCCGACGACAAGTGTCTTCGTGAAGTCATAGCCACTTGTCAGAAACACTCTATCCCACATGAAATTCTCGACCGCCAACAAGTTTCCGACAAGTTTTCAGGCAGGTTCGATATTCCTGACAGTTGGGTTGGAGTGTGTACCAGTGACGGTGGGGTGATAAAGCCCACTAAAGCAGTTTCTATGTTTCAAACTCTGGCGATTCAAAACGGTACTGTTCTTAGGGACTACATGGAAGTGGAAGATATAAGAAAAGATGGGGTGAAAGGGGGTGTGTGGGTTTACACTAGCAATGGTGAAAAGTTTTGGGGTAAAAAATGTGTGGTAACAGTTGGGGCTTGGACTACAAAGTTAGTTAAAACGGTTAGTGGGATTGATTTGCCTATACAACCTTTGGAGACTATGGTGTGTTATTGGAGGATTAAGGAGGGGCATGAGGATAAGTATGCAATTGGTAGTGATTTTCCAACTTTTGCATCCTACGGTGAGCCTTATATATACGGCACGCCGTCTTTGGAGTTTCCAGGGTTGATTAAGGTTGCAGTGCATGGTGGGTATCCATGTGATCCGGATAAGAGGCCATGGGGGCCTGGAATGGCATTAGGGACTTTGAAACAATGGGTGGAAGAGAGGCTGTCAAGCTTGGTTGATTCTGGAGGGCCTGTGGCCACACAGTTGTGCATGTATTCAATGACCCCAGATGAGGATTTTGTGATTGATTTCTTGGGTGGAGAGTTTGGGAAGGATGTTGTGGTCGGAGGTGGTTTTTCAGGGCATGGGTTCAAGATGAGTCCGGTGGTAGGGAGAATACTCACTGACCTTGTGCTCACAGGGGAGGCAAAAGGCATTGAGCTAAAGCACTTTAGGATTGGAAGGTTTGAGGAGAATCCTAAAGGgaatttcaaagaatttttaCATCATGTGATGTAA